A single genomic interval of uncultured Desulfobulbus sp. harbors:
- a CDS encoding XRE family transcriptional regulator: MARKKVEPDLAFIERMDEITKEAGGQSALSRLSGIPQSTLAAYLKGGEPTRPQLIALAKAVNRTVAWLLTGENHVRKNTDDDTNSLGPSNVSLGPPILSRVPIISWVQAGDWAEVIDPFLPGLAEEWIYTTATKHPNAFALVVHGDSMEPEFVEGDIITIDPEKEAINGNYVIASNGEDEATFKQLVFDGSSVFLKPLNPRYPIKDMTGIEFRIIGVVVAKEKRY; this comes from the coding sequence GAACCAGATTTGGCGTTTATCGAAAGGATGGACGAAATAACGAAAGAAGCCGGAGGGCAAAGTGCATTATCGAGACTTTCTGGTATCCCTCAATCAACCCTTGCTGCGTATTTAAAAGGAGGGGAACCAACTAGACCTCAGTTGATAGCACTTGCTAAGGCTGTGAATAGAACTGTTGCTTGGTTGCTTACAGGTGAAAACCATGTTCGCAAAAATACTGATGACGATACCAACTCCTTAGGTCCGTCCAACGTATCCTTAGGCCCACCCATTTTGAGTCGAGTTCCTATCATCTCTTGGGTTCAGGCTGGCGACTGGGCTGAAGTGATTGATCCCTTTCTTCCAGGACTCGCCGAAGAATGGATATATACAACGGCGACCAAGCATCCGAATGCCTTTGCTCTGGTGGTTCACGGGGATTCGATGGAGCCTGAATTCGTCGAAGGCGACATCATCACCATTGATCCGGAAAAAGAAGCGATAAATGGGAATTATGTAATTGCCAGTAATGGGGAGGACGAGGCTACCTTCAAGCAGCTCGTATTTGATGGATCAAGTGTGTTCCTGAAACCACTGAACCCCCGCTACCCCATCAAAGATATGACAGGCATAGAGTTCAGAATCATCGGTGTGGTTGTGGCTAAAGAGAAGAGGTATTGA